A window of the Agromyces mariniharenae genome harbors these coding sequences:
- a CDS encoding exodeoxyribonuclease VII small subunit: MPPTTDVAELSYEQARDELVQVVAELEQGSATLEQSLALWERGEALAARCEEWLIGARARLDAARAGAGRGTPAASDDPGAR, translated from the coding sequence ATGCCCCCCACCACCGATGTCGCCGAGCTGAGCTATGAGCAGGCGCGCGACGAACTCGTGCAGGTCGTCGCCGAGCTCGAGCAGGGCTCCGCGACCCTCGAGCAGTCGCTCGCGCTGTGGGAGCGCGGCGAGGCGCTCGCGGCGCGGTGCGAGGAGTGGCTCATCGGCGCGCGGGCGCGCCTCGACGCGGCGCGCGCCGGGGCCGGGCGCGGCACGCCCGCGGCATCCGACGACCCCGGCGCCCGCTGA